In Oryza brachyantha chromosome 1, ObraRS2, whole genome shotgun sequence, the following are encoded in one genomic region:
- the LOC102707164 gene encoding mitochondrial-processing peptidase subunit alpha-like, with product MYRIAGSHLRSLKRHGSSRFASTSIVKQSSGGLFGWLLGDKPSQLPPLDVPLPGITLPPPLPDFVEPSKTKVTTLPNGIKIASETSVSPAASVGLYIDCGSMYETPASSGASHLLERMAFKSTTNRSHLRLVREVEAIGGNVSASASREQMCYTYDAFKAYVPEMVEVLIDSVRNPAFFDWEVKEQLEKIKAEIAEVSEDPQGLLLEALHSAGYSGALAKPLMAPQSAIHRLDSSILEEFIAENYTAPRMVLAASGVEHDELVSIAEPLLLDLPSVKHPEEPKSVYVGGDYRCQADSDKTHIALAFEVPGGWYEEKTAIIVTVLQMLMGGGGSFSAGGPGKGMHSRLYLRILNNYHQIESFSAFNSIYNHSGLFGIHTTTSPDFASKAVDLAARELLDVATPGQVTQEQLDRAKQATKSAVLMNLESRAVASEDIGRQILTYGERKPIEHFLKDLEAITLNDISSTAKKIISSPLTLASWGDVIHVPSYESVSQKFFSK from the exons ATGTACCGCATCGCCGGGAGCCACCTCCGTTCTCTCAAG AGACATGGTTCTAGTAGGTTTGCTAGTACAAGTATTGTGAAGCAGTCTTCAGGTGGTTTGTTTGGCTGGCTTCTTGGGGACAAGCCGAGCCAACTGCCTCCTCTTGATGTCCCTCTCCCGGGTATTACCCTTCCTCCACCGCTGCCAGACTTTGTTGAACCATCTAAAACAAAAGTCACCACCCTCCCGAATGGCATCAAAATTGCTTCAGAAACTTCAGTG AGTCCAGCAGCATCTGTGGGACTGTATATTGACTGTGGTTCTATGTATGAAACACCTGCTTCATCTGGAGCATCACATCTGTTGGAGAGAATGGCGTTCAAGAGCACTACAAACAGGAGCCATTTGCGGCTAGTACGTGAGGTAGAAGCCATTGGAGGGAATGTCTCTGCATCAGCCTCTCGTGAACAAATGTGCTACACCTATGATGCATTCAAGGCGTATGTACCTGAGATGGTTGAAGTGCTTATTGATAGTGTGAGGAATCCAGCCTTTTTTGACTGGGAGGTTAAAGAGCAG CTGGAGAAGATCAAGGCTGAAATAGCTGAAGTATCTGAAGATCCTCAAGGTTTACTTCTAGAGGCACTCCATTCTGCTGGCTATTCTGGGGCACTGGCGAAACCCCTAATGGCACCTCAATCCGCTATACATAGGTTGGACAGTAGTATCCTTGAGGAATTCATTGCT GAAAATTATACAGCACCTAGGATGGTCCTTGCAGCATCAGGAGTTGAACATGATGAGTTAGTTTCAATTGCTGAGCCACTTCTGTTAGATCTTCCAAGTGTGAAACATCCAGAAGAGCCTAAATCAGTTTATGTGGGAGGAGACTATCGTTGTCAAGCGGACTCTGAC AAGACACATATTGCTCTTGCTTTTGAAGTGCCAGGTGGATGGTATGAAGAGAAAACTGCAATCATTGTTACTGTTCTTCAG ATGCTTATGGGAGGAGGTGGTTCTTTCTCTGCTGGTGGTCCTGGGAAGGGCATGCATTCTCGATTGT ATCTCCGgatattaaataactatcatcAGATCGAGTCATTCTCTGCATTCAACAGTATCTACAACCATTCTGGTCTTTTTGGAATCCACACAACAACT AGCCCAGATTTCGCTTCCAAGGCTGTGGATTTGGCAGCACGAGAGCTCCTTGACGTTGCTACACCTGGACAAG TTACACAAGAACAGCTTGATCGAGCAAAACAGGCAACCAAGTCTGCAGTTTTGATGAATTTGGAATCAAGA GCTGTAGCATCTGAAGACATTGGGCGGCAGATTTTGACATATGGGGAAAG GAAACCCATTGAGCATTTTTTGAAAGATCTTGAAGCAATCACCTTGAATGACATTTCTTCTACTGCCAAGAAGATAATTTCTTCGCCCCTTACACTGGCATCGTGGGGCGATG TTATTCATGTCCCCAGCTATGAATCTGTTAGCCAGAAGTTTTTCTCAAAGTAA